GCGGGTCTGGGGCCGCGCCTAGACTCAACGACCACCGGCTTTGCCGAATGCCCCGAGGAGCCCCCCATGCAAGGCGACCCCCAAGTCATCGCGCACCTGAACGCCCAGCTCAAGAACGAGCTGACCGCCATCAACCAGTACTTCCTGCATGCCCGCCTGATGCGGCACTGGGGCTACGACAAGCTGGCCAAGAAGGAGTACGAGGAGTCGATCGGCGAGATGAAGCATGCCGACAAGCTGACCGAGCGCATCCTCATGCTCGACGGCCTGCCCAACTTCCAGGACCTGGGGAAGCTGCTGATCGGCGAAGACCCGATCGAGGCGCTCAAGAGCGACCTCGCCATGGAAACCGCCGCCCAGGCCACCATCAAGGCCGGCATCGCCCACTGCGAGGCGGTGCGCGACTACGTGTCGCGCGAGCTGCTGCAGGGCATCCTGGACGACACCGAGGAGCACATCGACTTCCTCGAAACCCAGCTCGGTCTCGTCGACCAGGTGGGCCGCCAGAACTGGCTGCAATCCATGACCCGGCCGCCTTCGGAAGGGTGATCCCGCGTCGGCCCGGCGGCAGCGGCCCCGCCCTGCCGCGATCAGGGCCTTGCGGCATGTCTTGCAATGCGAATCGTTCGCATTTAAATTAGCGGCATCGACCCCTCCGATGCCGCGCCATGATCATTTGCCTCTGCCACCGGGTCTCCGACCGGGCCATCGCCCAGCATGCCGCCAGCGGGCAGGACTTCGACAGCCTGCAAATGGACACCGGCCTGGCCACCGGCTGCGGCCGCTGTGGCGACTGCGCCCGCGCCGTCTTCGAAACCCACTGCAAGTCGGCCGGCCAGGCCTGCCACCTTTGGGAAGCTGGCCAGTGGCCGGCGACCGCGGGGGCCTGAGCATGGACCACGCCCTGCCCCCGCCTGCCGCCTTTGAGCGCCCGCGCCCCCCGGCCACGCCGCGAACTGCGCAGCGCCCAGCCGCCGAGGACGATCAACCCGCGGCGCTGCAAAGCCAGCAACTCTTCCGCGGCCAAAGCGTCGTGCACATCCAGCACAACGGCGCGACCTACCTGCTGCGCGCCACCAAGCTCGGCAAGCTCATCCTCACCAAGTGAGGCCGCCGAGGCCCGCCTGGGCTCCGAAGGCCGGCGAGGCTTCAGAGCGCGGCGATGCCGGCCCGGGCGATCTGCGCATCCTCGGTGGACTTGACGCCGCTGACGCCCACCGCGCCGATGCACTGCCCGTCGACCAGGATGGGCACTCCACCCTCCAGCAGCCCGGCCAGGCCCGGCGCGCTCAGGAAGGACATGCGGCCGCCGTTGATCACGTCCTCATAAACCTTGCTCTCGCGGCGACCCAGGGCAGCGGTGTGTGCCTTGGCCGGCGC
This window of the Piscinibacter lacus genome carries:
- the bfr gene encoding bacterioferritin, with protein sequence MQGDPQVIAHLNAQLKNELTAINQYFLHARLMRHWGYDKLAKKEYEESIGEMKHADKLTERILMLDGLPNFQDLGKLLIGEDPIEALKSDLAMETAAQATIKAGIAHCEAVRDYVSRELLQGILDDTEEHIDFLETQLGLVDQVGRQNWLQSMTRPPSEG
- a CDS encoding (2Fe-2S)-binding protein — translated: MIICLCHRVSDRAIAQHAASGQDFDSLQMDTGLATGCGRCGDCARAVFETHCKSAGQACHLWEAGQWPATAGA
- a CDS encoding hemin uptake protein HemP, which translates into the protein MDHALPPPAAFERPRPPATPRTAQRPAAEDDQPAALQSQQLFRGQSVVHIQHNGATYLLRATKLGKLILTK
- a CDS encoding GlcG/HbpS family heme-binding protein, with protein sequence MKTRAVLELADVKRVAAAAEAEALANQWGVTIAIVDEGGHLLWLQRLDGAPAVSAQIAPAKAHTAALGRRESKVYEDVINGGRMSFLSAPGLAGLLEGGVPILVDGQCIGAVGVSGVKSTEDAQIARAGIAAL